The proteins below come from a single Gimesia chilikensis genomic window:
- the fabF gene encoding beta-ketoacyl-ACP synthase II, producing MRRRVVVTGVSVVTALGLDVSEFWDKLCAGKSGIGPLERFDCSDYKVRFGGEIKDFNAADYTNLSSKDLKRVDRFVQFGLVGAHIAYRQAQLEGFEGDPYRRGVLIGSGIGGLNEIENQHDKLYNQGPARVSPFMIPKLMVNAASGNISVAYELKGPNSAVATACASATNAIGDAYKLIQNDVADIMVTGGSEAAVTPMGLSGFARMNALSTRNDDPQAASRPFDRDRDGFVMAEGAGIVVLEEYEHAKKRGVPILAEVVGYGMSADGTHMTAPDPEGRGAARAMLHAIKDAGLNPEDIDYINTHGTSTPLGDVAETVAINTVFGSHVKSMPVSSTKGHLGHLLGASGGVEFVVGVKALMEQVAPPTINLDNPDEQCNLDYVPNEPREMKLERVMKNSFGFGGHNACLIMQKAP from the coding sequence ATGCGCAGGAGAGTCGTCGTTACCGGAGTTTCTGTCGTAACGGCTCTGGGTTTAGATGTCTCAGAGTTTTGGGACAAGTTGTGCGCTGGTAAAAGCGGTATCGGTCCCCTCGAACGTTTTGACTGCTCCGACTACAAAGTCCGTTTTGGCGGCGAAATCAAGGATTTCAACGCAGCCGATTATACGAATCTTTCTTCAAAAGATCTGAAGCGAGTCGATCGCTTCGTCCAGTTTGGTCTGGTTGGGGCACATATTGCCTACCGCCAGGCACAGCTGGAAGGATTTGAGGGAGATCCTTATCGCAGAGGCGTCCTGATTGGCAGTGGTATCGGCGGTTTGAATGAAATTGAAAACCAGCACGATAAGCTCTATAACCAGGGCCCGGCGCGAGTGTCGCCTTTCATGATCCCCAAGCTGATGGTCAACGCTGCCAGCGGGAATATTTCAGTTGCATATGAACTGAAAGGTCCCAACAGTGCTGTGGCGACTGCTTGTGCTTCGGCGACGAATGCGATCGGCGATGCTTATAAGCTGATTCAAAATGATGTGGCTGATATCATGGTGACTGGCGGCAGCGAGGCGGCAGTTACCCCGATGGGGCTTTCCGGCTTTGCCCGGATGAACGCTCTGTCCACGCGGAATGATGATCCCCAGGCAGCCAGTCGTCCTTTCGATCGTGATCGCGACGGGTTCGTGATGGCGGAAGGTGCCGGCATCGTCGTTCTGGAAGAGTATGAACACGCTAAGAAACGGGGTGTCCCGATTCTGGCTGAGGTGGTCGGTTATGGTATGTCTGCTGATGGCACGCACATGACGGCTCCCGATCCGGAAGGTCGTGGTGCAGCCCGTGCCATGCTGCATGCAATCAAGGACGCAGGGCTCAACCCGGAAGACATTGATTACATCAATACGCATGGTACAAGTACCCCGCTGGGTGATGTTGCAGAAACCGTGGCCATCAACACCGTGTTTGGTTCACACGTCAAATCGATGCCCGTTTCCAGTACCAAGGGGCATCTGGGGCACCTGCTGGGGGCTTCTGGTGGTGTCGAGTTCGTGGTGGGTGTCAAGGCGCTGATGGAGCAGGTCGCACCACCTACGATCAACTTGGACAATCCAGACGAGCAGTGCAATCTCGATTATGTTCCCAATGAGCCGCGCGAAATGAAACTCGAGCGGGTCATGAAGAACAGCTTCGGCTTTGGTGGGCACAACGCCTGTCTGATTATGCAGAAAGCCCCATAA
- the acpP gene encoding acyl carrier protein, translating to MSIEEKVVGIVSEQLGHPKEDITLDSKFIDDLKADSLDIVELVMEFEDEFDVTIPDDDYDKIKTVGDVVGYITEKAS from the coding sequence GTGTCAATTGAAGAAAAAGTGGTTGGTATCGTAAGCGAGCAGTTAGGCCATCCTAAAGAAGACATCACTCTGGACAGCAAATTTATCGACGACCTGAAGGCTGATTCGCTCGACATTGTCGAACTGGTAATGGAATTCGAAGATGAATTCGATGTCACCATTCCTGACGATGATTATGACAAAATCAAAACCGTTGGTGATGTGGTTGGCTATATCACTGAAAAAGCCAGCTGA
- the plsX gene encoding phosphate acyltransferase PlsX, which yields MRIALDAMGGDFAPEPNIKGAIDALQAEPALEVVLVGPQDLLESQIEASGYSGDRLSIVHASQVVGMEEKPTEAMRQKPDSSISVCWKLMAAHEVDAVVSAGNTGAVVASGLKTRLFLKEVKRPGIAVTLPTVAGHAVLMDVGANPSARPAHLYQYAVMGEIYAREVLGVASPKVGLINIGSEDVKGNDLYRDTYRLLNDSPLKESFVGNVEGRGLYQGEADVLICEGFVGNVVLKVSEGMAEFLMKEASQQILGSLDKEKGQALQAFQEMAKRFRYHETGGAPLLGIDGICIICHGSSDAHSITNALKGSIMFKDRGINSQIAEHLAQKPVA from the coding sequence ATGCGGATTGCACTGGATGCAATGGGGGGAGATTTTGCCCCTGAACCGAACATAAAGGGAGCGATCGACGCATTGCAGGCGGAACCCGCTCTGGAAGTGGTGCTGGTGGGTCCGCAGGATCTTCTTGAATCACAGATTGAGGCTTCCGGTTACAGCGGAGATCGTCTGTCGATCGTGCATGCCAGTCAGGTGGTGGGGATGGAAGAAAAACCCACCGAAGCCATGCGGCAAAAGCCTGACAGCTCTATCTCGGTCTGCTGGAAACTGATGGCGGCGCACGAAGTGGATGCGGTTGTCAGTGCAGGCAATACCGGTGCGGTAGTCGCATCCGGTTTGAAGACGCGGCTCTTTCTCAAAGAAGTCAAGCGTCCCGGGATTGCCGTCACGCTGCCAACTGTGGCTGGTCACGCTGTTCTGATGGACGTTGGGGCAAACCCTTCTGCCCGTCCGGCGCACCTGTATCAGTATGCAGTCATGGGCGAGATCTATGCCCGCGAAGTGCTGGGCGTCGCATCGCCCAAAGTTGGTCTGATCAATATCGGCAGTGAAGACGTCAAGGGGAACGATCTTTATCGTGATACCTATCGTCTGCTGAACGACAGCCCGCTTAAAGAGAGCTTCGTGGGTAACGTCGAAGGACGAGGCTTGTACCAGGGCGAGGCCGATGTTCTGATCTGTGAAGGTTTCGTCGGAAATGTTGTGCTCAAGGTCAGCGAAGGTATGGCCGAGTTCCTGATGAAGGAAGCATCGCAGCAGATTCTGGGGAGCCTCGATAAGGAGAAAGGTCAGGCATTGCAGGCGTTTCAGGAGATGGCCAAGCGATTCCGCTACCATGAGACTGGCGGAGCTCCGCTGCTGGGAATTGACGGGATCTGCATTATCTGTCATGGTTCCAGCGACGCCCACTCTATCACGAATGCCTTGAAAGGAAGTATCATGTTCAAGGATCGTGGCATCAATTCCCAGATCGCCGAACATCTGGCTCAAAAGCCGGTAGCTTAA
- a CDS encoding carboxypeptidase-like regulatory domain-containing protein produces MRLSFLLVFVLLITISAGCSSHGADMPELGQVHGKVTLDGQPLSGVDLLFEPETGRTSRATTKEDGSYSAQYLIDEAGVKVGPTVVRLEWGIDASGPKIPAKYGSKSELKLDVQPGDNVFDIEMKSK; encoded by the coding sequence ATGCGTCTGTCGTTTCTTCTGGTGTTTGTGTTACTGATTACCATTTCAGCTGGTTGCAGCAGCCACGGTGCCGATATGCCCGAACTGGGGCAGGTGCATGGAAAGGTCACGCTGGATGGTCAGCCGCTCTCTGGTGTAGATCTACTGTTCGAACCGGAAACGGGGCGCACTTCCCGGGCTACTACGAAAGAGGATGGAAGTTACTCAGCCCAATATCTGATTGATGAAGCCGGTGTCAAAGTGGGGCCCACTGTGGTTCGACTGGAGTGGGGTATCGATGCCAGCGGCCCTAAGATCCCGGCGAAATACGGGTCAAAGAGTGAATTAAAACTAGATGTGCAACCGGGAGACAACGTGTTCGATATCGAAATGAAATCAAAGTAA
- the fabD gene encoding ACP S-malonyltransferase, whose translation MSRIAFLFPGQGAQHVGMGKTIVEKYPAAKELFDRAADILQYDLAKLCFEGPSEELDSTVISQPALFVTSLAALEMLRADSPDKVLACEMTAGLSLGEYTALVFAGAMSFEDGLRVVQRRGEAMQAAADANPSGMVSILLLDRDKVAEICEAASSAGRIWIANYLCPGNIVLSGENSACERAAELAEQEGGRAIPLAVAGAFHTEIMKPADSKLSEALAGVGLKKPEIPVISNVDAKTHEDPDEIRELLIRQVLSPVLWEDSIRAMLDAGFDEFYEIGPGKVLKGLMKRINRKISCETVNDS comes from the coding sequence GTGAGCAGAATCGCCTTTTTGTTTCCCGGACAGGGGGCTCAACATGTAGGTATGGGTAAGACCATCGTCGAGAAATATCCGGCGGCGAAAGAACTGTTTGATCGCGCTGCGGATATTCTTCAGTATGATCTGGCAAAACTCTGTTTCGAAGGGCCAAGCGAGGAGCTGGACTCGACGGTCATCAGTCAGCCTGCTCTGTTTGTGACCAGTCTGGCGGCTCTGGAAATGCTGCGGGCGGATTCTCCCGATAAGGTTCTGGCGTGCGAAATGACAGCCGGGTTGAGCCTGGGGGAATATACGGCTCTGGTATTTGCCGGTGCAATGAGCTTTGAGGATGGCCTGCGGGTCGTTCAGCGTCGCGGTGAAGCCATGCAGGCTGCTGCGGATGCCAACCCTTCCGGTATGGTCAGCATTCTGTTGCTGGACCGGGATAAGGTGGCAGAAATTTGTGAGGCGGCGTCTTCTGCTGGAAGGATCTGGATCGCCAATTATCTGTGTCCGGGTAATATTGTCTTGTCAGGCGAAAACAGTGCCTGCGAGCGAGCGGCGGAACTGGCTGAACAGGAAGGTGGGCGTGCGATTCCCCTGGCGGTGGCTGGTGCGTTTCATACAGAAATCATGAAGCCGGCTGACAGTAAGCTGTCCGAAGCACTGGCAGGGGTCGGGCTGAAAAAGCCGGAAATTCCCGTGATTTCCAACGTGGACGCTAAAACTCATGAAGATCCGGACGAGATTCGCGAATTACTGATTCGTCAGGTTCTCAGTCCTGTGCTCTGGGAGGATTCGATCCGCGCCATGCTGGATGCGGGATTCGATGAGTTCTACGAAATCGGTCCCGGGAAAGTTCTCAAAGGTCTGATGAAGCGTATTAATCGCAAGATTTCCTGTGAGACGGTTAACGATTCATAG
- a CDS encoding beta-ketoacyl-[acyl-carrier-protein] synthase family protein encodes MNTESRRRILITGMGILSPIGIGTEAFQASLMSGTSGIKKSELYEFLAAPDCCVAEVADFNDSTIKKEYLKQQRRSLKVMCREIQLGVASANLAMDDSGIDLEAVDSERFGIEFGANLMLSPPEVLYSACMASTEGTEFQYERWGSDGLPKMEPLWLLKYLPNMPACHIGIVMDARGPSNSITQAEASGNLVLGEAQRIIERDWADVMVAGVTGTRIHEVKSIHAKLWDELADSPADFSKRSRPFDKARNGQVVGEAACSLLLEEKSHAEKRGAKVWGELLGTGASCVVGRDGIPDTRTSIANAIKLAFKRAGVEAGDIGHINAHGLGDSKLDVEEYQAICDIFGDKAAEIPVTALKSYFGNSGSACGIVEASGSLVGLKQGVIPATLNYETQDADCPLNVVRNEPQPTDNKLFLKISTTTFGQASASVVCGV; translated from the coding sequence ATGAATACAGAATCACGACGTCGTATTCTGATTACCGGGATGGGGATTCTCAGCCCGATCGGAATTGGAACAGAAGCGTTTCAGGCCAGCCTGATGTCGGGGACTTCGGGCATTAAAAAATCAGAGCTGTATGAGTTTCTGGCAGCTCCAGACTGCTGCGTGGCTGAAGTCGCCGATTTCAATGACAGTACAATCAAAAAAGAGTATCTTAAGCAGCAGCGCAGAAGCCTCAAAGTAATGTGCCGCGAAATCCAGCTGGGAGTTGCTTCTGCCAATCTGGCGATGGATGATTCAGGGATTGACCTGGAAGCCGTCGACAGTGAACGTTTCGGGATTGAGTTTGGTGCGAACCTGATGCTCAGCCCTCCTGAAGTGCTTTACTCGGCCTGCATGGCCAGCACCGAAGGCACTGAGTTCCAGTACGAGAGATGGGGGTCAGACGGGCTTCCCAAGATGGAGCCGCTCTGGCTGTTGAAATATCTGCCGAACATGCCGGCCTGTCACATTGGAATCGTGATGGATGCCCGTGGGCCCAGTAACTCGATCACACAGGCTGAAGCGTCTGGGAATCTGGTGCTGGGTGAAGCTCAGCGGATCATCGAGCGTGACTGGGCAGATGTCATGGTCGCTGGAGTGACTGGAACCCGGATACATGAAGTCAAATCGATCCACGCGAAGCTGTGGGATGAACTGGCTGACTCTCCGGCAGATTTCTCTAAGCGTTCTCGTCCTTTTGATAAGGCACGCAATGGTCAGGTCGTGGGTGAAGCAGCCTGCTCCCTGTTGCTGGAAGAGAAGTCTCATGCTGAGAAGCGTGGGGCCAAGGTCTGGGGCGAACTGCTCGGGACTGGTGCTTCCTGTGTTGTTGGTCGGGATGGTATTCCCGATACCCGGACTTCGATTGCCAATGCCATTAAACTCGCATTTAAGCGAGCTGGTGTCGAAGCGGGGGATATTGGTCATATCAATGCCCACGGCCTGGGTGATTCCAAGCTGGATGTCGAAGAGTACCAGGCGATCTGTGACATCTTTGGTGACAAGGCGGCAGAAATTCCGGTGACTGCCTTAAAGAGTTACTTCGGAAATTCCGGTTCTGCCTGTGGAATCGTGGAAGCCAGTGGTTCACTGGTGGGGCTGAAGCAAGGGGTAATTCCGGCGACATTGAACTATGAAACCCAGGATGCAGATTGTCCGTTGAATGTCGTTCGAAATGAACCACAGCCGACCGATAACAAACTGTTCCTGAAGATCAGCACTACGACTTTTGGCCAGGCCAGTGCCTCGGTTGTCTGTGGTGTCTGA
- the nusA gene encoding transcription termination factor NusA: protein MDGKEVLRIVDAIQRDKSIDKEIVFSGIEQAILSAARRHFGDDQELTVDIDRESGEPTVYCNQEQLAQDILGEILGRVAAQTAKQVMIQKIREAERDTVFDEYMEMQYQSVSGTVSRVEGGAVLINLGKIEGILPRGEQIPGESFRVNDRVRAIVLDVRKAGSRVKVILSRTHPDMVRRLFELEIPEVADRIIDVRSLAREAGYRSKVAVSCIDSSIDCVGACVGMRGARIKNIVDELAGERIDIVRWNDSLQVLVPNSLQPAEVEDVILCPMLGRVIVLVRDDQLPLAIGRKGQNVRLASKLVGWDIEVMTQTELDEQLDKTVEAFSSIPGVSEELAESLVSQGFFSYYDLSVIEPDQLAELGGLTAEQCEQIVEVADRESERVEAEEEAMKHAQQNQPAAQAPAAPAPGLSDVAAASESEEATAPVVEENAAETETAESEETATESEPVEEPAVAEIQTEETADSEDVSSSTEEPLQVESEPEESTEKQE from the coding sequence ATGGACGGTAAGGAAGTTCTCCGAATTGTTGATGCGATTCAACGCGATAAGAGCATCGATAAAGAGATCGTGTTCAGCGGGATTGAGCAGGCGATCCTGTCAGCAGCCCGCCGACACTTTGGGGATGATCAGGAATTGACGGTCGACATCGATCGTGAATCAGGGGAGCCAACCGTCTATTGTAATCAGGAACAGCTGGCGCAGGACATTCTGGGAGAAATCCTGGGACGTGTGGCAGCCCAGACGGCTAAGCAGGTGATGATTCAGAAAATCCGTGAAGCAGAACGCGATACGGTGTTTGATGAATACATGGAAATGCAGTACCAGTCCGTTTCCGGGACAGTGTCCCGCGTGGAAGGTGGCGCGGTACTGATTAACCTGGGGAAAATCGAAGGTATCCTGCCGCGTGGCGAGCAGATTCCCGGGGAATCATTCCGTGTAAATGACCGTGTGCGGGCGATTGTTCTGGATGTCCGTAAGGCGGGCAGCCGGGTGAAAGTGATTCTTTCGCGAACTCATCCTGACATGGTGCGTCGTCTGTTTGAACTGGAAATTCCGGAAGTGGCCGATCGGATTATTGATGTTCGGTCGCTGGCACGCGAAGCGGGTTATCGCTCGAAGGTTGCCGTCTCCTGTATCGACAGCAGCATCGACTGTGTTGGTGCCTGCGTGGGGATGCGTGGTGCCCGGATTAAAAATATTGTTGACGAACTGGCGGGCGAACGCATTGATATCGTCCGCTGGAACGATTCGCTGCAGGTACTGGTGCCTAATTCACTGCAACCTGCAGAAGTCGAAGATGTGATCCTCTGTCCGATGCTGGGCCGGGTGATCGTGCTGGTGCGAGATGATCAGTTGCCTCTGGCTATTGGCCGCAAGGGGCAAAACGTGCGTCTGGCATCGAAACTGGTTGGCTGGGACATTGAAGTAATGACTCAGACCGAACTGGACGAGCAGCTTGATAAAACCGTGGAAGCCTTTTCCTCGATTCCGGGAGTCTCTGAAGAGCTGGCTGAAAGCCTGGTCTCTCAGGGCTTCTTCAGTTACTACGATCTGTCAGTGATTGAGCCGGATCAGCTGGCCGAGTTGGGTGGTCTGACCGCCGAACAGTGCGAGCAGATTGTCGAGGTTGCTGATCGTGAAAGCGAGCGGGTGGAAGCGGAAGAAGAAGCAATGAAACACGCGCAGCAGAATCAGCCGGCAGCACAGGCACCGGCTGCACCTGCTCCGGGACTGTCCGATGTGGCAGCTGCCTCGGAGTCGGAAGAAGCAACTGCGCCTGTTGTTGAAGAGAATGCAGCAGAGACTGAAACTGCTGAGTCTGAAGAAACTGCAACCGAGTCGGAACCGGTAGAGGAGCCGGCGGTCGCAGAAATTCAGACAGAAGAAACGGCCGATTCTGAAGATGTGTCGAGTTCCACGGAAGAGCCTTTGCAGGTGGAAAGCGAACCAGAAGAATCGACAGAAAAGCAGGAATAA
- a CDS encoding DUF1559 family PulG-like putative transporter: MSQSGSLRKRGFTLIELLVVIAIIAILIALLLPAVQQAREAARRSTCKNSMKQIGLAMQNYHDVHNTFPPGYVTKTHCSSASVWSGCNQGELGVYGWGAFILPFIDQAPLYNLLNIGGVTLDQNLANASTRQALQQPLAIFLCPSDPGPSLNDYVSGTNNYNFTVTDGTTPYQIARSDYVMVANAWDSTTPPVYSVSYGAAHGIGYANSRVRFRDIIDGSSNTILVGERAYIYKSTNKVGGANVIGFSGSNNTQSSSYARKGNGMAVLGLTYNGINALAGAEHDVRGFSSNHVGGAHFVFCDGSVHFLSENIDYKKGSVSTANYLQNINSTFQRLAVRDDGQVVGEF, from the coding sequence ATGAGTCAGTCTGGAAGCTTGAGAAAACGTGGATTCACATTGATTGAACTGCTGGTGGTGATTGCCATTATAGCAATCCTGATCGCGCTGTTGCTGCCTGCGGTTCAGCAGGCACGCGAGGCGGCACGACGTTCGACCTGCAAAAACAGTATGAAGCAGATCGGACTGGCGATGCAGAACTATCACGATGTGCACAACACTTTTCCTCCGGGATATGTTACTAAAACGCACTGCAGTTCTGCTTCGGTCTGGTCTGGCTGCAATCAGGGAGAACTGGGTGTTTACGGCTGGGGGGCGTTTATACTGCCTTTTATCGATCAGGCTCCCTTGTACAATCTGCTCAATATTGGTGGTGTGACGCTGGATCAGAATCTGGCGAATGCCAGTACTCGACAGGCATTACAGCAACCATTGGCTATTTTTCTCTGTCCCTCAGATCCGGGGCCGAGTCTTAACGACTACGTTTCCGGTACGAATAATTATAATTTTACGGTCACAGATGGAACGACACCCTATCAGATTGCCCGTTCCGATTATGTGATGGTGGCCAACGCCTGGGACAGTACGACGCCTCCCGTATATTCCGTTTCCTATGGCGCGGCGCATGGAATTGGATACGCGAATTCACGGGTTCGTTTTCGGGATATCATCGATGGTAGCAGCAACACAATCCTGGTTGGCGAGCGTGCTTACATTTATAAGAGTACAAATAAGGTGGGCGGCGCCAATGTGATTGGCTTTTCCGGCTCGAATAATACTCAGAGCAGCAGTTATGCCCGCAAGGGAAATGGAATGGCGGTGCTGGGGCTGACGTATAACGGAATCAATGCGTTGGCGGGAGCCGAGCATGATGTGCGAGGATTCAGCAGTAATCATGTTGGTGGGGCGCATTTTGTTTTCTGCGATGGATCGGTGCATTTCCTCAGTGAGAACATCGATTACAAGAAAGGATCGGTGTCCACGGCCAATTATCTGCAGAACATCAATTCCACGTTTCAAAGGCTGGCGGTTCGAGATGATGGCCAGGTGGTTGGTGAATTCTAA
- a CDS encoding tetratricopeptide repeat protein, with the protein MARLLPALILCLGLPLAAAAQPTATTNDPFAQLKMQADQAQQQGDYNKSVQLASQVLQQKPDDHVAYYLRASARVESGREQGNTQTIREGVSDAREAIRYSQNQNINYYLPYLYGMMNLAVMENKKSHAETALNVANQVLARPNLSTEERANFHYQRGMIYLPLNKPREAAQDFSETIKLSPNHFAALLALPDAYALAGENDQALASFNQVIEKQPNSPVVYNNRAMFYQQQGKLQEAINDFSRAIQLDPNYHHAITNRGFAYLEGGKPDTAEADLSKSLSIAPEQPFVLGMRGEARLLQGKIAEAIQDQTRAVQLDPQNPALHSDLGFSYFFNQNYNEALTQFNQATQLAQDQMKVLNPWVYLAMVRNNQKAEADAKFQTVLAEKPEARDSVDMLTAFLMGGVTEADLLKSIDQKDPQRAKAQTCEAHYFIGQKALLAGDTATATQNFQQSLNTGMRNLSAYRGAQYALKKF; encoded by the coding sequence ATGGCTCGCTTACTGCCTGCACTGATCCTCTGCCTGGGGCTTCCCCTCGCCGCGGCAGCCCAACCAACCGCCACCACCAACGACCCATTCGCTCAACTGAAAATGCAGGCCGACCAGGCCCAGCAGCAGGGAGACTACAACAAGTCCGTCCAGCTCGCCTCACAGGTGCTGCAGCAGAAGCCCGACGACCATGTTGCCTACTATCTGCGTGCCAGTGCCCGAGTGGAATCAGGTCGGGAACAGGGAAATACCCAGACGATCCGCGAAGGCGTCAGTGATGCCCGAGAAGCCATTCGCTACAGCCAGAACCAGAATATCAATTACTACCTGCCCTACCTGTACGGCATGATGAACCTGGCAGTTATGGAGAATAAGAAAAGCCATGCCGAGACAGCACTGAATGTAGCCAACCAGGTCCTGGCTCGCCCCAACCTGAGCACCGAGGAACGCGCCAACTTCCACTATCAGCGGGGCATGATTTATCTCCCCCTGAACAAGCCCCGCGAAGCGGCACAGGACTTCTCAGAAACCATCAAACTCTCGCCAAACCATTTCGCCGCTCTACTTGCGCTGCCAGACGCTTACGCCCTGGCAGGCGAAAACGACCAGGCACTGGCCAGCTTCAATCAGGTCATCGAAAAACAACCCAATTCCCCCGTGGTCTACAACAACCGGGCAATGTTCTACCAGCAGCAGGGAAAGCTCCAGGAGGCAATCAATGACTTCTCCCGGGCAATTCAGCTCGACCCCAACTATCACCACGCCATTACCAACCGCGGCTTCGCCTACCTGGAAGGGGGCAAACCCGACACTGCAGAAGCAGACCTGAGCAAGTCCCTCTCGATCGCCCCTGAACAGCCTTTTGTACTGGGAATGCGTGGGGAAGCCCGCCTGCTGCAAGGGAAAATCGCCGAAGCCATCCAGGACCAGACCCGCGCCGTGCAACTCGACCCACAGAACCCTGCCCTGCACTCCGACCTGGGCTTCTCTTACTTCTTCAACCAGAATTACAATGAAGCCCTGACCCAGTTCAACCAGGCCACCCAACTGGCCCAGGACCAGATGAAGGTCCTCAACCCCTGGGTCTACCTGGCCATGGTTCGCAACAACCAGAAAGCAGAAGCGGACGCAAAATTCCAGACCGTCCTCGCCGAGAAACCTGAAGCGCGCGACTCGGTCGACATGCTCACCGCATTCCTGATGGGCGGCGTGACCGAAGCAGACCTGCTCAAATCTATTGACCAGAAGGACCCGCAACGCGCCAAAGCACAAACCTGTGAAGCACACTACTTCATCGGACAGAAAGCCCTGCTGGCCGGCGACACAGCAACCGCCACCCAGAACTTCCAGCAGTCACTGAATACCGGCATGCGTAACCTGTCCGCCTACCGCGGTGCTCAGTACGCACTCAAGAAATTCTGA
- the rpmF gene encoding 50S ribosomal protein L32, which produces MAVPKRRMSKSNSRKRRSHNGVKASKPTYCPQCGTASPSHAICPHCGFYQGRTIVDTED; this is translated from the coding sequence ATGGCAGTTCCAAAAAGACGGATGTCAAAATCCAACTCTCGTAAGAGACGCAGTCACAATGGTGTAAAGGCTAGCAAGCCCACCTATTGTCCCCAATGTGGTACCGCGTCCCCTTCTCATGCCATTTGCCCTCACTGTGGTTTCTATCAGGGGCGAACCATCGTTGATACTGAGGACTAA